Proteins encoded by one window of Pseudorca crassidens isolate mPseCra1 chromosome 3, mPseCra1.hap1, whole genome shotgun sequence:
- the ACTL9 gene encoding actin-like protein 9, producing the protein MDPNRGNAPGPQTSPEAPKPSPNPCSILANNTMPQEPPSMVGDRLPPKTRAVVIDMGTGTCKVGFAGQARPTYTVATVVGCQPKKSTTTGPPVLEAFIGEAARARPELMLVQTVRNGIVVDWDAAELIWRHMLEHDLLVNPRDHPLLFSDPPFSPTTNREKLVEVAFESLSSPAMYVASQSVLSAYAHGRVSGLVVDTGHGVTYTVPVFQGYNLPHATERLDLAGTHLTAFLAEMLLGSGLPLGRQDLDTVENIKRRYCYVASDFLKAQARPEEECRQTLKLPDGRMVTLGKELFRCPELLFSPPEIPGLSPVGVPTMAKQSLQKVPLELRTDMAQNVLLCGGSSLFTGFEDRFRAELQRGLPPEAHVVVAAQPTRNFSVWIGGSILASLSAFKFCWVLREQYEEQGPHVVYRKCC; encoded by the coding sequence ATGGATCCAAATCGGGGCAACGCCCCGGGGCCCCAGACCTCCCCAGAGGCCCccaagcctagcccgaacccctgCTCAATCCTGGCGAACAATACCATGCCGCAAGAACCCCCCAGCATGGTGGGCGACAGGTTGCCCCCAAAGACCCGGGCGGTGGTCATCGACATGGGCACCGGCACCTGTAAGGTGGGCTTCGCGGGGCAGGCCCGGCCCACCTACACCGTGGCCACCGTCGTCGGCTGCCAGCCCAAGAAGTCGACCACCACCGGGCCGCCGGTGCTGGAGGCGTTCATCGGCGAAGCAGCCCGCGCTCGCCCTGAGCTGATGCTGGTGCAGACCGTGCGGAACGGCATCGTGGTGGACTGGGACGCAGCCGAGCTGATCTGGCGCCACATGCTGGAACACGACCTCCTCGTGAACCCCCGGGACCACCCGCTGCTGTTCTCCGATCCGCCCTTCAGCCCCACCACCAACCGCGAGAAGCTGGTAGAGGTGGCTTTCGAGTCACTGAGCTCCCCCGCCATGTATGTGGCTTCCCAGTCAGTGCTGTCCGCCTACGCGCACGGGCGGGTCAGCGGGCTGGTGGTGGACACGGGCCACGGGGTCACCTACACGGTGCCCGTCTTCCAGGGCTACAACCTGCCTCACGCCACAGAGCGCCTGGACCTGGCGGGCACCCACCTGACCGCCTTCCTGGCGGAGATGCTGCTCGGCTCTGGCTTGCCGCTGGGGCGGCAGGACCTGGACACGGTGGAGAACATCAAGCGCCGCTACTGCTATGTGGCCTCCGACTTCCTGAAGGCACAGGCCCGGCCCGAGGAGGAATGCCGCCAgaccttgaagctgcctgacgggCGGATGGTCACGCTGGGCAAAGAGCTGTTCCGGTGCCCTGAACTGCTGTTCAGCCCCCCCGAGATCCCAGGGCTGTCGCCCGTGGGCGTCCCCACCATGGCGAAACAGAGTCTTCAGAAGGTGCCGCTGGAGTTGCGGACCGATATGGCCCAGAACGTGCTGCTCTGCGGGGGCTCTTCACTCTTCACCGGGTTTGAGGATCGCTTCCGCGCTGAGCTGCAGCGCGGTCTGCCCCCAGAGGCCCACGTGGTAGTGGCGGCCCAGCCCACCAGGAATTTCTCCGTGTGGATCGGCGGCTCCATCCTCGCCTCGCTGAGCGCCTTCAAGTTCTGCTGGGTCTTGCGGGAGCAGTACGAAGAGCAGGGGCCCCACGTCGTGTACCGCAAATGCTGCTGA